Within Gallaecimonas pentaromativorans, the genomic segment AAGCTGGTGGATAAGGAAGCCGATGCCTGGCAGGCGCGCTTTGCCCTGATGCACGACGAAGCCATCATGCGCTCCGAAGAGTTGGGGCTGAAATTCGACGGCAAGGGCGGCGTGGAAGTGATGCGCTTTGACCCGGACGCCCCGGTGCCCGGCACCGAAGACGACCCAGACGGCCCCAAGGGCGCCTGGGTCGACCTTAATGACGACAATGTCCTTAAAAACTGGCAAAGCCAGCCGGGTATTCACGGCAGCCTAGTGCTGGATGGCTTGTCTCTGGGGGAAAGCCTGATCCCGGACGATGCCTTTACCAGTGGCGACGATGACAACCGCGCCAACCAAGACAGCAAAGACGGCAAAGACGGCAAGGATAAACGCCTGACTCCCCACCTGTTCTTCCTCTCCTCCGGCGAGTTCATGCCCTTCGAGCTGTGTCTGTACAAGGTGCACAGCTCGCTACTGGATGGCCTCTTTGACAGCCAGCGCCAGAGCCGCGAGCGTGCCTTGCTGGCCAGTGGCGACCCGGACGCAGTGGTGGCCACCTGTATTGACGGTCACGCCAATGGCACCCTGAGCCAGCCGCAAGACCCAGATATGGATTGGAGCAAGGGAGAGGTGAAATGGTAAGGGCCAGGGGCTTTACCCTTATCGAGGTGCTGGTGGCCATGGCCATCTTCGCCATTGCCGCCATTGCCATCATCAATGCGGTGACCGCCAACATCCGCAGCCTGTCCATTCTCAAGGACAAAACCCTGGCCGACTGGGTGGCCACCAACAAGCTCAACGACAGCCTCTACAGCGCCGTCAAAGACGGCGCCAAGGGCACCGAAACCCAGGCCGGGGTAGAGTGGTACTGGCAAATCAAGAAGCTTAAAACCGAAGACAAAGACTTTTACGCCCTGGAAGTGACGGTCTCTAAAAACAGCGATCTCTCCCACCCCGAGGCGGTGCTACGCCGCTACGGCGCCGTGCAGGAGCAAAAGAAATGAGGCGCCAGCGCGGCTTTACCCTGATTGAGATGATGGTGGCCATGGCCATCTTCGCCTTGATTGGGGTGGCGGCCTACTCGGTATTCAACCAGGTCAGCCTGGCCGACCGCTCCAGCCAGGAGGCCTCCAAACGCCTGGCCGAGGTGCAGCAGGCCATGCTCACCATAGAGCGGGACATGACCCAGCTCTCCAGCCGCCAGGTGCGTTTCCCCAATGGCGACAAGCAATCGGAAGTGCTGGCCGGTAAACACTTTTTCCTCGACAGCGAAGACGACGGCATCCTCTTTACCCGCCGGGGCTGGCAGAACCCCTCGGCGATGCTGCCCAGAAGCGAGATCCAACTGGCCGCCTACCGCCTGGAAAAAGGCGAGCTTATCAAGCAGTACTACTTCTACCCTGACCCTGAAGTGGGGGTAGAGCCCCAGCGCCAGGTGCTGCTCACCGGCGTCGAAGAGCTGAAAATTCGCTACTACGACGGCGAAAACTGGCAGGACAACTGGGCCGCTTCCGAGTTGCCCCAGGCCATCGCCATTACCCTCAAGCTCAAGGATTACGGCGAAATCGTGCGCCGCTTTGCCACGCCTTCCAAAGGCCGGGGCAAGGCCAAGGAGGACAGCTGATGCGGCGCCAGCAAGGGGTGGCCCTTATTACCGTGATGCTGATTTTGGCCGCCATCGTGGTGGTGGCCGCCAGCATGACCTCGCGTCTTGGCCTTAATATCCGGCGCACCGGCAACCAGTTGGGGCAGCACCAGGCCTATTTCTATGCTTTGTCCGGCGAAGCTTATGCCGAGCTTGCCCTGCACCGGCTGCTGGACGACAAAGACGGCAAGCTCAACCTCAGCCAGGACTGGAACAAGGAGCAGAGTTTTCCGGTGGAAGGCGGCGGTATTCGCGGCCATATCCGCGACGCCCGTACCTGCTTTAACCTCAACAGCCTGGCCGGCGACGACGGCGCCAGCCACCGTGCCCAGTTTCAGGCGCTGCTGGAAGACTTGGATGTCGAGAGCTTCCAGGCCGAGACCATCGCCTTCTCTCTGCGTGACTGGCTTGATGACGACAGCGATCTCAGCTCCAGCTTTGGCGCCGAAGACGCCGAATATCAGGGCCGCGAGCATCCTTACCTTGCCGCCAACGGCCCTATGGTAGACCGCTCCGAACTGCGCATGGTCAACGGTGTTAGTGCCGCTATCTACCAGAAGGTGAGTCCCTATGTGTGCGCCCTGGACGACACCAAGCTGGAATTGAACATCAATACCCTGGCGCAAGACAATGCGGTGGTGCTGGCGGCGGTGCTGGCCCCCATGACCTTGGAAGACGCCAAGCGGGTACTGGCCGACCGCCCCGAGAAAGGCTACGACACCGTCGAGGGGGCCTGGGCCGACCCGACGCTGGCCGCCGTGAAGAATCTGCCCGAGGGCGCCAAGGATGCCTTGGTGATCACCTCGGATCGTTATTTTGTCGACCTGGAAGGGCGCTTCCAGGACCGGCCCCTTTATATGCAAAGCCTTCTTAAAAAAGGTGACGATAACAAGCTGACGGTGCTGTGGCGCCGTCTGGGAGGACGCTTGTAATGAATACCCTGGTTATACGGCTGCCAGTGACGGCAAGCCAGCCGGTTTCCTGGTTGCACTGGTCGGCAAGTGAGGGCCAGGTGCTGGCCAGCGGCGCCCTGGCTAGCACCAATCGGCTGGGCGATTTGGCCGGCCTTGACGGCCGGGTGCTGGTACTGGCGCCGGGCAGCAGCTTTTTTTGCACCGCCCTCAAGCAGGCCAACAAGAGCCGCCAGTTTTTAAAGGCGGTACCGTTCATGCTCGAAGAAGAGCTGGCGGACGACGTCGACAGCCTGCACTTTTTGCTCAAGCCCCAGGGCGAGCAAGTGGCGGTGCTGGCGGTGCGCCACCAGCTGATGCAGGAATGGCTGGGCTGGCTGGAAGAGGCCGGTATCGAGCCGTGGAAACTGGTGCCCGATTTCCTGGCCCTGCCGCTGGTGGAAGGGGCCTGGTCGGCCCTGGGTATCGACGGTGAGCTGCTGCTGCGCACCGGCGCCTACACCGGCCTAACCGTGCCACAAGAGTTGGCCGAGTGGGTGGTAGCGCCTCTGGTGGGCGACGACGTGCAACCGGTAGAAGCCTATGGCGATGTCACCTTGCCGCTCACCTGCACCCAGACTCAGCTACCCGCCGAGCTGCCGCTGGCGGTGCCGGCCAAGCAGGCCGATGCCCTCAATGTTGACCTGTTAAGCGGCCCTTACCAGCGCAAATCCCAGTCCAATACCCTAGTCAAACGTTGGTGGCCGGTGGCAGCCAGCTTTGGGGTGCTGTTGCTGGTGGCGCTGGTGGGTAAAGGGGTGGCCATTTACCAATTGTCTGC encodes:
- a CDS encoding prepilin-type N-terminal cleavage/methylation domain-containing protein, producing MTAPRAQGHGFTLIEILVVLLLMGLMVAMVSVSFGGPSDGKLVDKEADAWQARFALMHDEAIMRSEELGLKFDGKGGVEVMRFDPDAPVPGTEDDPDGPKGAWVDLNDDNVLKNWQSQPGIHGSLVLDGLSLGESLIPDDAFTSGDDDNRANQDSKDGKDGKDKRLTPHLFFLSSGEFMPFELCLYKVHSSLLDGLFDSQRQSRERALLASGDPDAVVATCIDGHANGTLSQPQDPDMDWSKGEVKW
- the gspI gene encoding type II secretion system minor pseudopilin GspI codes for the protein MVRARGFTLIEVLVAMAIFAIAAIAIINAVTANIRSLSILKDKTLADWVATNKLNDSLYSAVKDGAKGTETQAGVEWYWQIKKLKTEDKDFYALEVTVSKNSDLSHPEAVLRRYGAVQEQKK
- the gspJ gene encoding type II secretion system minor pseudopilin GspJ, with product MRRQRGFTLIEMMVAMAIFALIGVAAYSVFNQVSLADRSSQEASKRLAEVQQAMLTIERDMTQLSSRQVRFPNGDKQSEVLAGKHFFLDSEDDGILFTRRGWQNPSAMLPRSEIQLAAYRLEKGELIKQYYFYPDPEVGVEPQRQVLLTGVEELKIRYYDGENWQDNWAASELPQAIAITLKLKDYGEIVRRFATPSKGRGKAKEDS
- the gspK gene encoding type II secretion system minor pseudopilin GspK; translation: MRRQQGVALITVMLILAAIVVVAASMTSRLGLNIRRTGNQLGQHQAYFYALSGEAYAELALHRLLDDKDGKLNLSQDWNKEQSFPVEGGGIRGHIRDARTCFNLNSLAGDDGASHRAQFQALLEDLDVESFQAETIAFSLRDWLDDDSDLSSSFGAEDAEYQGREHPYLAANGPMVDRSELRMVNGVSAAIYQKVSPYVCALDDTKLELNINTLAQDNAVVLAAVLAPMTLEDAKRVLADRPEKGYDTVEGAWADPTLAAVKNLPEGAKDALVITSDRYFVDLEGRFQDRPLYMQSLLKKGDDNKLTVLWRRLGGRL
- the gspL gene encoding type II secretion system protein GspL; the protein is MNTLVIRLPVTASQPVSWLHWSASEGQVLASGALASTNRLGDLAGLDGRVLVLAPGSSFFCTALKQANKSRQFLKAVPFMLEEELADDVDSLHFLLKPQGEQVAVLAVRHQLMQEWLGWLEEAGIEPWKLVPDFLALPLVEGAWSALGIDGELLLRTGAYTGLTVPQELAEWVVAPLVGDDVQPVEAYGDVTLPLTCTQTQLPAELPLAVPAKQADALNVDLLSGPYQRKSQSNTLVKRWWPVAASFGVLLLVALVGKGVAIYQLSAQSSALEQQIARDYGRLFPGERLVSAGAVRAQLRGKLKNLVSGSANASLLAMLNDLSLTFAKVGNIKPDNLRFDASRGELRLLTTAPDFAAFEKLKAALADRYSVETGGQSTVEGGVSGTLILRSKG